CTGAGTCAATTAGCAAACATGACTTTTCCTTCTCTCCATAACTTGCAAGTGAATTTTCACACTCGAATTAAATATGCTCACCTTATGAACATGGAAACATTCCGAAAAAGAGGGGAATAAAGTTCTTGATTGTTGATAGCAACTGAAGCATTCTCAATTTGCAGCTTGGCAGCTAAAATTTCCTGATCCCTTTTTGAGGACCATCTTGGCCTCTACAAGCACATAAGTCAGTTTAGATTTGCAGAAAAAGTGAGAGTTGTATTCTAATTCTTAGTCCTATTAGTGAAATGCTCATACCATTGAACGAGAAGATACTCGGCGCCGCACATATATATGGTTCATTTCCTCTATAGTTGTAACTGATTTAGGTGGCATATTAcacctcattttcttcttccctggATTGATTGTAGCTGATGATTGGTCTTGCGAAGATGTACTAATATTTTGTGCACCAGCAGAATGAAAGGAATTACTTGCATTCCACATCAAGTCTTTCACATTGTTCGTGTCAGATGGTAGAGCCCTGGCAGGTGTGGCAGGTGGAGTAAGTGTTGTGGAATGGAACTCAGTTTCCAAATCTTTCAACGTTTCTTGAGGCAAACTCAAAGTTTCTGACTGACTATCACCTGACAATGTTCTATTGTCTAATTCCACAGTCAGCTCCAAAGAGACGCTATGTGTATCACTGGCCATGACTGGGACAAAAgtatgattttcaaattctctgcCCTGCATTACCAGACTCTTGCTCGTATGCATGATTTTATCGGAGGACAAACCGCCCTCCTTCCTATTAGCTGCACCCATTTCAATCACATGATCAATGCTACCTTCAGGTGCGTTACTTTTCTGTTCTTGTCTGTCCACTCTATTCTGCCCATCATAATGCCCAATGTCCTCTCCACCATTAaaattcttattgcttttaaTCGCTCCAAGAAACACAAGAGCTTCTGCAGATTCTGAAACGTTGACTGTAAGAGGGTTGCGAACCATCACGGATTTTGCAGAGGAATGTGTGTTTGAGAAGGTGGCATTGTCAGCAGTCAAAATCTTTCGGTCGGGTAATAAAGACTGAAGAGCAGTTCCATACGGAAGCAGCAGAGACTGAAACATCAAGTGAGTAGTGGCAACTAATGCCACTAGAAAAAGCCATCTCCTATTTTTGCTTAGGAAGAGCCTTTGAAATTCAACGCAGAGCCTCATAGCAGGAAGGGGGGATCCACACCAACACATAAG
This genomic stretch from Eucalyptus grandis isolate ANBG69807.140 chromosome 3, ASM1654582v1, whole genome shotgun sequence harbors:
- the LOC104436582 gene encoding uncharacterized protein LOC104436582, giving the protein MRLCVEFQRLFLSKNRRWLFLVALVATTHLMFQSLLLPYGTALQSLLPDRKILTADNATFSNTHSSAKSVMVRNPLTVNVSESAEALVFLGAIKSNKNFNGGEDIGHYDGQNRVDRQEQKSNAPEGSIDHVIEMGAANRKEGGLSSDKIMHTSKSLVMQGREFENHTFVPVMASDTHSVSLELTVELDNRTLSGDSQSETLSLPQETLKDLETEFHSTTLTPPATPARALPSDTNNVKDLMWNASNSFHSAGAQNISTSSQDQSSATINPGKKKMRCNMPPKSVTTIEEMNHIYVRRRVSSRSMRPRWSSKRDQEILAAKLQIENASVAINNQELYSPLFRNVSMFIR